A genome region from Paracoccus stylophorae includes the following:
- a CDS encoding acyl-CoA transferase — translation MPSTREATLAALHARLLTVPATTLRGEVLSERVPAAGLLILRDGEPGEPEVTLSPLRYHYQHRAEIEAVVQGADRDADFDRLTASIGAALAADRTLGGLCDWVEAEAPRPVDLPVEGAASLKAAVIPVVLHYSTADQLA, via the coding sequence ATGCCCAGTACACGCGAGGCCACGCTGGCGGCGCTGCACGCACGTCTTTTGACGGTGCCTGCCACAACCCTGCGCGGCGAGGTTCTGTCCGAGCGCGTGCCCGCCGCCGGGCTCCTGATCCTGCGGGACGGCGAACCGGGCGAGCCGGAGGTGACGCTCTCGCCTCTGCGCTACCACTACCAGCACCGCGCCGAGATCGAAGCGGTCGTGCAGGGCGCCGATCGGGACGCCGACTTCGACAGGCTGACCGCCAGCATTGGCGCGGCGCTCGCCGCCGACCGCACGCTTGGCGGGCTCTGCGACTGGGTCGAGGCGGAAGCCCCGCGCCCCGTAGACCTGCCGGTCGAGGGCGCGGCCAGCCTGAAGGCCGCCGTGATCCCGGTGGTGCTGCACTATTCCACGGCCGACCAGTTGGCCTGA
- a CDS encoding phage tail tube protein, producing MARAQGARALMALAFETTYGTPPVGGFTRMPFASTSLGAEQPLLNSELLGYGRDPLAPIKDAVTADGDVVVPLDAEAFGFWLKAAFGAPTTTGAEAPYSHEFQSGSWTLPSMSIETGMPEVPRYAMYSGCVLDQITWQMQRSGLLTATARLVAQGETVGTTTSAGTPTALELKRFGHFNGSITRNGSALGNVVSAEITYANNLDRIETIRSDGRIDGADPSIAALTGRIEVRFADQTLVTQAINGEACEMEFSYVLPSSESFTFTVHAVYLPRPRIEISGPQGVQATFDWQAARDGVVGRMCTATLVNDVETY from the coding sequence ATGGCACGAGCCCAGGGGGCGCGGGCGCTGATGGCGCTTGCGTTCGAGACGACCTATGGAACGCCGCCCGTGGGCGGCTTCACCCGCATGCCCTTCGCCAGCACCTCGCTCGGCGCAGAGCAACCGCTGCTGAACTCGGAACTGCTGGGCTACGGTCGCGATCCGTTGGCGCCGATCAAGGACGCGGTGACGGCCGACGGCGATGTCGTCGTGCCGCTCGACGCCGAGGCGTTCGGCTTCTGGCTGAAGGCGGCCTTCGGCGCACCGACGACCACGGGTGCGGAAGCACCATACAGCCACGAGTTCCAGTCGGGGTCCTGGACGCTGCCCTCGATGTCGATCGAGACCGGCATGCCCGAGGTGCCGCGATACGCGATGTATTCGGGTTGCGTGCTCGACCAGATCACCTGGCAGATGCAGCGCTCGGGGCTCCTGACCGCCACGGCGCGGCTGGTGGCGCAGGGGGAGACGGTCGGCACGACGACCAGCGCCGGAACGCCCACCGCGCTGGAGCTGAAGCGGTTCGGCCATTTCAACGGGTCGATCACCCGCAACGGCTCGGCCCTCGGCAACGTGGTCTCGGCCGAAATCACCTATGCCAACAACCTCGATCGGATCGAGACGATCCGCTCGGACGGGCGCATCGACGGCGCGGACCCCTCCATCGCGGCGCTCACCGGCCGGATCGAGGTCCGCTTTGCCGACCAGACGCTGGTGACGCAGGCCATCAACGGCGAGGCCTGCGAGATGGAATTCTCCTACGTCCTGCCCTCGAGCGAGAGCTTCACCTTCACCGTGCACGCCGTCTACCTGCCGCGCCCGCGCATCGAGATTTCCGGACCGCAGGGCGTGCAGGCGACCTTCGACTGGCAGGCCGCCCGCGACGGCGTCGTCGGCCGGATGTGCACTGCAACCCTCGTGAACGACGTGGAGACGTATTGA
- a CDS encoding ArsR/SmtB family transcription factor yields MSSETGILQQADAQVVELRAKLFRGLADFSRMSILAALRDGPLSVGEIVGATGLSQSNASNHLRCLSECGLVVGEPDGRFVRYRLSDPRLDELMRLADDLLAGTARGVDSCENFKGTGTV; encoded by the coding sequence ATGTCGAGCGAGACCGGAATCCTTCAGCAGGCTGATGCTCAAGTCGTCGAGTTGCGGGCGAAGCTTTTCCGCGGCTTGGCTGACTTCTCGCGCATGTCGATTTTGGCCGCTCTGCGTGACGGCCCGCTTTCGGTTGGGGAGATCGTTGGCGCCACCGGCCTGTCGCAGTCGAACGCCTCAAACCACCTGCGGTGCCTGAGCGAATGCGGGCTGGTTGTCGGAGAACCGGACGGTCGGTTCGTCCGGTATCGGTTGAGCGATCCGCGCTTGGACGAACTGATGAGGCTGGCCGACGACCTCCTGGCCGGGACCGCTCGGGGCGTTGACTCGTGCGAGAATTTCAAAGGAACGGGCACGGTCTGA